A genomic stretch from Pararhizobium sp. IMCC21322 includes:
- the ctrA gene encoding response regulator transcription factor CtrA, with translation MRVLLIEDDSSTAQSIELMLKSESFNVYTTDLGEEGIDLGKLYDYDLIMLDLNLPDMSGYEVLRTLRVSKVKTPILILSGLAGIEDKVRGLGFGADDYMTKPFHKDELVARIHAIIRRSKGHAQSVITTGELKVNLDTKTVEAGGQRVHLTGKEYQMLELLSLRKGTTLTKEMFLNHLYGGMDEPELKIIDVFICKLRKKLSVATGGANYIETVWGRGYVLREPDVEELRESA, from the coding sequence ATGCGGGTTCTGTTAATTGAAGACGATAGCTCTACGGCGCAAAGCATCGAGTTGATGCTGAAGTCGGAAAGCTTCAATGTGTATACAACCGATCTTGGGGAAGAAGGCATCGACCTTGGGAAGCTGTATGATTACGATCTGATCATGCTCGACCTGAACCTTCCTGACATGAGCGGCTATGAAGTGCTTCGAACACTCCGCGTCTCGAAAGTCAAAACGCCGATCCTGATCCTGTCCGGCCTTGCCGGCATTGAAGATAAGGTTCGTGGCCTCGGCTTTGGTGCTGATGATTACATGACCAAACCCTTCCACAAGGATGAATTGGTCGCACGCATCCATGCAATTATCCGTCGGTCCAAAGGCCACGCACAATCGGTCATCACGACAGGCGAATTGAAGGTCAATCTGGACACCAAAACAGTGGAAGCTGGCGGACAGCGTGTTCACCTGACCGGCAAAGAATATCAGATGCTTGAGCTGCTTTCGCTGCGCAAGGGAACAACCCTGACCAAGGAAATGTTCCTCAATCATCTGTATGGCGGCATGGACGAGCCAGAGCTGAAAATCATTGATGTCTTTATATGTAAGTTGCGCAAGAAACTGTCTGTAGCCACCGGCGGCGCCAACTACATCGAAACCGTTTGGGGACGTGGCTATGTGCTGCGCGAACCAGATGTTGAAGAATTGCGCGAAAGCGCCTGA
- a CDS encoding ATP-binding protein — MDEVLKDFLTESHECLDLIDVGLANFRQDPDNVDLLHTVFRLVHTMKGTCGFLNLPRLEALSHAAESMIYRFRLDATTISPDGVTLVFKSLESIKHLLSQIEVHEGVEPAGDDSLLIAELEEMAGGHSGSAGASVVPPGQRNLSQSDLDRLFDEASEVVVPVEPALPSSSISKAGEATASRQMLRVKVESLEQLVSTVTDLITTRAHLLEIARRSDDYELKTAVNRLADIASHLQKIVVDTRVQPIGSAWRQLLPMTQNLAVRLNKDIALVLDGEAIEVDRQIIDLIKAPLAHMVRNSADHGLEAPDARLALGKPAQGTIGVTAVRHGSDIVIEVLDDGQGLNTNKIKQKALALGLINDAEYSNMDEADAAQLIFEPGLSTCETVTRLSGRGVGLDVACNSIETIGGSIRVYSVPGEGTVFVIRIPVTPAQISSLILAKTRDDEKIVLNRAKNGFAELSSPSPVLTDAASQQKPASLPGPDTKVLFLEENPFFKSMLTPAIEAGGYDVTVVESVSEALESLQADAPFLAIVCDLDAPDKSGFLLAKRVKENPDWAGIPLVAVSSLVSSLSKDRALEAGFDHCLAKFDRSALRSCLNQITYRLKVAA, encoded by the coding sequence ATGGACGAAGTCCTCAAAGACTTTTTGACGGAAAGCCATGAGTGCCTCGATCTTATAGATGTCGGGTTGGCTAATTTCAGACAGGATCCCGACAATGTGGATTTGCTGCACACAGTATTCCGTCTGGTTCATACAATGAAGGGAACGTGTGGCTTCCTCAATCTTCCGCGGCTGGAAGCTCTGTCCCATGCTGCAGAATCGATGATTTACCGGTTCCGTCTGGATGCCACCACCATCTCACCTGATGGGGTGACTTTGGTTTTCAAGTCATTGGAAAGCATCAAGCATTTGCTGAGCCAAATCGAAGTCCACGAGGGCGTCGAGCCAGCCGGTGATGACAGTCTGCTTATTGCGGAACTGGAAGAAATGGCTGGCGGGCATTCCGGTTCGGCCGGTGCTTCCGTGGTGCCGCCGGGCCAAAGAAACCTGTCACAGTCCGATCTGGACCGGTTGTTTGACGAGGCGTCAGAGGTCGTTGTGCCAGTTGAACCGGCTCTGCCGTCTTCTTCGATTTCAAAAGCAGGTGAGGCAACCGCATCGCGACAAATGCTGCGTGTCAAAGTTGAGTCTCTGGAGCAGCTTGTATCAACCGTTACTGATCTGATTACGACACGTGCTCATTTGTTGGAAATTGCGCGTCGATCTGATGATTACGAGTTGAAAACAGCGGTCAACCGCCTGGCTGACATTGCATCACATCTACAAAAAATCGTTGTTGATACACGGGTTCAACCTATTGGCAGCGCGTGGCGTCAATTGCTTCCGATGACACAGAATCTTGCTGTCAGACTAAACAAGGACATCGCGCTGGTTCTGGATGGCGAGGCAATTGAGGTCGACCGCCAGATCATTGATCTGATCAAAGCGCCTTTGGCACATATGGTTCGGAATTCCGCAGATCATGGTCTTGAAGCGCCTGACGCACGTCTTGCTTTGGGGAAACCGGCACAGGGGACTATAGGGGTTACGGCTGTTCGGCATGGCAGTGATATTGTTATTGAGGTGCTTGATGATGGTCAGGGGCTGAATACAAACAAGATCAAACAAAAGGCACTCGCTCTGGGTCTCATAAATGATGCTGAATATTCAAACATGGATGAAGCGGACGCCGCGCAGTTGATTTTCGAACCGGGATTGTCGACATGCGAGACCGTGACGCGGCTCTCCGGTCGTGGCGTCGGTCTGGATGTTGCGTGCAATTCCATCGAGACAATTGGCGGCTCTATCAGGGTTTATTCCGTACCGGGAGAAGGTACGGTCTTCGTCATCAGAATTCCTGTCACTCCGGCTCAAATTTCATCATTGATTCTGGCAAAAACCAGAGATGATGAAAAGATCGTGCTCAACAGGGCCAAAAACGGGTTCGCAGAGCTGTCGTCTCCTTCGCCTGTCTTGACTGACGCAGCGTCCCAACAGAAACCAGCTTCACTTCCAGGCCCAGATACAAAAGTCCTGTTTTTGGAAGAAAACCCGTTTTTCAAATCAATGCTGACGCCTGCTATTGAAGCTGGTGGATACGATGTTACCGTTGTTGAGAGTGTTTCAGAAGCATTGGAAAGCCTACAGGCTGACGCGCCATTTCTCGCCATTGTCTGCGATCTGGATGCGCCGGACAAAAGCGGATTTCTGCTTGCCAAAAGGGTGAAGGAAAACCCGGACTGGGCCGGCATTCCATTGGTCGCCGTGTCATCACTCGTATCGTCATTATCGAAAGACAGAGCATTGGAGGCCGGGTTTGATCATTGTCTTGCAAAGTTCGACCGCAGTGCTTTGCGGTCCTGTCTCAACCAAATAACCTACCGGCTCAAGGTTGCCGCTTGA
- the chpT gene encoding histidine phosphotransferase ChpT, which produces MSNLSALDLAALLCSRVCHDVVGSVGAIANGLEVLDEEKDAEMREIAGDLVRKSAAQASAKLTFSRIAFGAAGSAGAEIDLDDARDKAELMMGFEKANLIWEMPRAIRPKNEVKLLLNLILVGLSAIPRGGDMTVTAEGDKGLKLVCAGRTARLPGHADWFETLPETLEGVDAHAVQPIYAALLADACDMRVRFDLDGEQVTIVAN; this is translated from the coding sequence ATGTCCAATCTTTCAGCTCTTGATCTGGCAGCTTTGCTTTGCAGCCGTGTATGCCATGACGTTGTTGGCTCAGTGGGAGCCATAGCCAATGGCCTGGAAGTCCTGGATGAGGAAAAAGACGCTGAGATGCGTGAGATTGCCGGCGATCTGGTCCGCAAAAGCGCCGCACAGGCGTCGGCCAAACTGACCTTTTCCCGTATTGCCTTCGGCGCAGCAGGTTCTGCAGGTGCCGAAATTGACCTTGATGATGCGCGTGACAAAGCGGAATTGATGATGGGGTTTGAAAAAGCAAATCTGATCTGGGAAATGCCACGGGCTATTCGACCAAAGAACGAAGTCAAACTTCTGCTCAATCTCATTCTGGTGGGTCTGTCAGCCATTCCGCGTGGAGGCGATATGACCGTCACAGCCGAAGGGGACAAGGGATTGAAACTTGTTTGTGCTGGACGGACTGCACGCCTTCCCGGCCATGCTGACTGGTTTGAGACCTTGCCTGAAACGCTGGAAGGTGTGGATGCGCATGCTGTTCAACCGATTTATGCAGCGCTGTTGGCTGATGCCTGCGATATGCGTGTGCGGTTTGATCTGGATGGCGAACAAGTGACTATTGTTGCCAACTGA
- a CDS encoding YHS domain-containing (seleno)protein → MMKYGQFVTIPKGYLLGIVMAVQICFLLAWIGVSMAQETLPSGLSRDFAPSGFLSDTIVKDQFTGLALGGVDPLSYFVNGQPELGKPEHDLTHSGALWWFSNIGNRAAFEDAPEIYKPQFGGYGAMAVARSGLAEGRPQIWLLQDDRVLLFHSHANRIAWQQNPVELMEKAQAQWPFLIKKLVP, encoded by the coding sequence ATGATGAAGTATGGGCAATTTGTAACAATTCCGAAGGGGTACCTGCTGGGTATTGTGATGGCGGTGCAGATTTGTTTTCTGCTGGCATGGATTGGTGTGTCCATGGCTCAGGAAACCTTGCCGTCCGGCCTCAGCCGTGATTTTGCGCCATCTGGATTTCTGTCTGACACGATTGTCAAAGATCAATTTACAGGCCTGGCACTGGGCGGTGTCGATCCGTTGAGTTATTTCGTTAACGGTCAGCCTGAATTGGGCAAACCCGAGCACGATCTCACCCATTCAGGTGCCCTATGGTGGTTCTCAAACATCGGTAACAGGGCGGCATTTGAAGATGCTCCTGAAATCTACAAACCGCAATTTGGCGGTTATGGTGCCATGGCTGTTGCCAGAAGCGGTCTGGCAGAGGGACGCCCCCAAATCTGGTTGTTGCAGGATGACAGGGTGCTTCTGTTTCACAGCCATGCGAACCGGATTGCATGGCAGCAAAATCCTGTTGAATTGATGGAGAAAGCCCAAGCTCAGTGGCCGTTTCTTATCAAGAAACTCGTGCCATAA
- a CDS encoding DUF1134 domain-containing protein: protein MSLSVFYLLPQAIGISPAHAQNNTPLSETYSSNEILNAGHQFFGDVSGGLASVVERAFQSYGLPNAYILGEEGSGAIIGGLVYGEGLMYTKGAGDHKIFFQGPSIGWDFGGNASRVMMLVYNLPTVDHAYQRFAGVNGSAYIVGGVGMTVMANNNIIMVPVRAGIGARLGLNVGYLKFTPRATWNPF, encoded by the coding sequence ATGAGCCTGTCTGTCTTTTATCTGCTGCCTCAGGCAATCGGCATTTCACCAGCGCATGCGCAAAACAACACACCCTTGTCTGAAACCTATTCATCCAACGAAATTCTGAACGCCGGACATCAGTTCTTTGGCGATGTTTCAGGTGGTCTGGCAAGTGTTGTAGAGCGCGCATTTCAGAGCTACGGCCTGCCCAACGCCTATATTTTGGGAGAAGAAGGCTCCGGTGCCATCATCGGTGGCCTCGTTTATGGCGAAGGTTTGATGTACACAAAAGGTGCAGGCGACCATAAGATTTTCTTCCAGGGGCCCTCAATTGGCTGGGACTTTGGCGGCAACGCTTCACGTGTGATGATGTTGGTGTATAATTTGCCCACGGTTGACCACGCCTATCAGCGCTTTGCAGGCGTCAATGGTTCGGCCTATATCGTGGGAGGTGTCGGCATGACTGTCATGGCGAACAACAACATTATCATGGTGCCGGTAAGAGCTGGCATAGGCGCACGGCTTGGCTTGAATGTCGGCTATTTGAAATTTACACCACGGGCGACATGGAATCCGTTCTAA
- a CDS encoding cytochrome-c peroxidase yields MLIVSHRTHSRRVTASRLAALTTSFMALVFAAATVSPALADQKTIANLPTPVTENLYHPYDENRALLGQKLFFDPLLSGNQNISCATCHHPDLASGDGLPLGIGEGGAGIGKNRTIGSGRDLIRRRVPRNSPALFNLGALEFSSLFHDGRVEIDEKDPSGFDTPADEDTPTGLMTILAAQALFPLTSGIEMAGQGTENDIGQALEDIYGNPWKGVWAKVEQRLRQSEPYLPLFQDAFPEIQSAKDITIVHYANAVGDFVNAEWRSSQSPFDRYMAGEQQALTEQQKIGLDLFYGRANCASCHSGPFLTDQKFHAIAMPQIGPGRVARLEAIRHDRGRAGATNLIEDRYKFRTPSLRNVALTEPYGHSGAYATLEGVVRHHLDPVSSFERFSLRSVALPQHPRLSNEDGFIMQDRRERRRILAANVLKPISLKDEEVDALIAFLQALTDTSATSGRLGIPVSVPSGLPID; encoded by the coding sequence GTGCTGATCGTTTCACACCGAACTCATTCCAGACGTGTCACAGCTTCACGTTTGGCGGCTCTTACAACCTCTTTTATGGCATTGGTGTTTGCGGCGGCAACAGTATCACCCGCACTAGCTGACCAAAAAACCATCGCAAACCTGCCAACACCGGTAACCGAAAACCTTTATCATCCCTATGATGAAAATCGCGCCCTGCTGGGGCAAAAGCTGTTCTTTGATCCGCTTTTATCCGGAAACCAAAATATCTCCTGTGCGACTTGCCATCATCCTGATCTTGCGAGCGGGGACGGCCTCCCCCTTGGCATTGGAGAAGGCGGTGCGGGAATCGGAAAGAACCGAACGATTGGGTCCGGCCGGGATTTGATCCGGCGGCGGGTGCCTCGAAACTCACCGGCGCTTTTCAATCTGGGCGCTCTAGAATTCTCGTCTTTGTTCCATGACGGACGTGTGGAGATCGATGAGAAAGACCCCTCCGGTTTCGACACACCAGCCGATGAGGACACGCCAACCGGCCTGATGACCATACTGGCAGCGCAGGCGCTTTTCCCGTTGACATCTGGGATTGAAATGGCGGGTCAGGGCACTGAAAATGACATTGGCCAGGCTCTTGAGGATATTTACGGTAATCCCTGGAAGGGTGTTTGGGCCAAGGTGGAACAGCGCTTGCGCCAGAGCGAACCTTATCTGCCATTGTTTCAGGACGCTTTCCCCGAAATCCAGTCAGCCAAAGACATCACAATTGTCCATTACGCAAATGCCGTTGGCGACTTTGTCAACGCAGAGTGGCGCAGTTCCCAAAGCCCGTTCGATCGCTACATGGCGGGTGAACAGCAGGCTCTGACGGAACAGCAGAAAATCGGCCTGGACCTGTTTTACGGCAGAGCAAACTGCGCATCCTGCCACAGTGGCCCGTTTTTGACTGATCAGAAATTCCACGCCATAGCCATGCCGCAAATCGGGCCCGGCCGGGTGGCACGGCTCGAGGCTATACGCCATGATCGTGGCCGCGCCGGCGCAACCAATCTGATTGAAGACCGGTACAAGTTCCGCACTCCGAGCCTGCGCAATGTCGCCCTGACAGAGCCTTACGGCCATTCTGGCGCCTATGCGACGCTGGAGGGCGTGGTGCGCCACCATTTGGACCCTGTCTCAAGCTTTGAGCGTTTCTCCCTGCGTTCGGTCGCGCTTCCCCAGCATCCCAGGCTTTCAAATGAAGACGGGTTCATCATGCAGGACCGACGCGAGCGCCGCCGCATCCTGGCGGCCAATGTGTTGAAACCAATATCTCTCAAGGATGAAGAGGTCGATGCGTTGATTGCCTTTTTGCAAGCACTCACGGACACCAGTGCCACGTCCGGAAGGCTCGGCATTCCCGTTTCAGTTCCAAGCGGTCTGCCAATCGACTGA